The Amycolatopsis endophytica genome includes the window GGACGTGGCGCACGCCGTCCTCGGCCAGCGCGGCCGCTTCCTGGAGCAGCACGTCGGCCAGGTCCTCGACGATGTCCGCCCTGCTGGGGTAGTGCGGTCCGCTGACCTGCGCGTCCCAGTTGGCCACCACGAAGTTGGTGACCTCGGGCAGCGAGATCTTGAACGGCCCCGGCGCGTGCGCGGCGAGGACCGCCGCTTCGCGGTCGGTGAACCGCTCGTGGTAGGTCAGCTTGCCACCGACCAGCCGGAGGATGCTGTCGTCCTCCCCGTGGTGGTCGCCCGACCGCCACTCCAGCGATGGCGCCTGCTCGGCGAAACCGTCGACGTGCTCGGTCAGGCGACTCATGAAGTCGGTGCGCAGATACTCGCCGTCGGTGTAGACGCCGATGCCGCTGTCCCGCTGGGCCTGCAGTGCGAGGAGGATCGACTCCTGCTCGATCCGGTGCAGCTCGTCCGCGCGGAGGCGGTTCGCGGCGTGGTCTGCCCGCGCCTTGAGCAACCGGGGCGGTCGCAGGAGGCTGCCGACGTGGGTGGCCCGCGGGAATGTCGTCATGGGCACAACGCTAAGCGGCGCGGTCGGCGCGTGGCTGTCCTCGTTGGCCTTGTTTTCCCGGAGGCCCACGCGCCGCTGGTACGGGAACGGTACGGGTCCGGTCAGGACGGTGGGATGTTCAGATTTTCGATCTTGGGCTCGCCGCGTTCGTCGCCGAGTACCGTGACGCCGGCCGGGTCGAGTCCGAAGTGGACGCCGGCGGTGGCGGGCAGCCCGATCCAGCGCGCGATCAGCACCCGGCTGAAATGACCGTGCCCCACCAGGATCACCTCGGTGTCGGCCAGCGCGGCCCGCACCCGCGCCAGCAGCGCGTCCGCCCGCGCGGTCACCTGCTCGGCGGTCTCGCCGCCGGGCATCCCATGTGTCCACACGGTCCAGTCCGGCACCTTTTCGCGGATCTCCGGGGTGGTGACGCCCTCGTAGTCGCCGTAGTCCCACTCGGCGAGGTCCTCGGTCTGCTCGTCGATCGGCAGCCCGGCCAGCTCGGCGGTGCGCACCGCGCGTTGCCGCGGGCTGGTCAGGACCAGCGCGGGCCCCTTGCGCAGCGACTGCAGGGTCAGGCCGGCCGCGCGCGCCTGGTTCTCCCCGGCGGGGGTGAGCGGGATGTCGGTGCGGCCGGTGTGCTTGCCGTTCACCGACCACTCGGTCTGCCCGTGGCGGAAGAGGAAGAGCTCGTGGTCCACGTTTGCGAATATAGCCACCGGCCTGGTTTGCTACCCGCAGGTAACATCGGAGGTGTCGTGGTTTCCACTTACTCGTTGTGGCGGCGGCTGAGCGCGCTGCCCGGTGGCGGACGGTTGTTCTCGACGGCGATCTGCCTGCGTGTGCCCTATTTCGGGTCGGTTCTGCCGACTGTCAGGGAGCTGCGTCCCGGCTACTGCGAGGTGACCGCGCCGAAGTGGTGGGGTGTCCACAACCACATCGGTACTTTCCACGCGATCGCGGCATGCAACCTCGCGGAGATCGCGATGGGCATGCTCGCCGAGTCGACGCTGCCCGCCACGCACCGCTGGCTACCCAAGGGCATGGACGTGCGCTACCTGGCGAAGGCGGAGACGGGTCTGCGCGCGGTCGCCGAGCTGCCGGAGATCCCGGAGTTCGGGGACGAGGGCGTGGAGCTGCCGGTGCCGGTCGTCATCAGTGACAAGGCGGGCACGCCCGTCGTCGCCGCGACCATCACGATCTGGGTGACCCGAAGGCGTCAGTAGTCGCGCAGGCGGACCGTGGTGGTCTGCTCGTAGGAGGCCGGCGCCGCGGGCAGGCCAAGGCGGTGGTCGACCAGACGCCCCAGGGGGCCGCAGTGCTCGGTCGCGGGCACGGTCAGCTCGTGGTCGTAGGTGGCGAAGCGCAACGTCAGTGGCTCGGTGGACACGACCTCGGTGGGCCCGTCGGCCCGCAGAACCGAGTGGATGACGCCGGTCGCGCAGTGGCGCGGCAGGTACGGCGCGTCGAACTCGGCGACCAGGTCCATCTCGCCCTTGCGCTCGTCGTTCGACTGGAAGTCGGAGTACCCGCCGTAGCCGAAGCGGAGAGTCGTTCCCGGTGGTCCGGGCACGGCGACGGGTTCGGACCTGAGCGCGCCGAACACCTGGGCGTACTCGCCGTCGAGCTGTCCCTCGGCAAACGTCAGCCGCATGGGGCCGAGCGCGAGG containing:
- a CDS encoding cobalamin-independent methionine synthase II family protein, with the translated sequence MTTFPRATHVGSLLRPPRLLKARADHAANRLRADELHRIEQESILLALQAQRDSGIGVYTDGEYLRTDFMSRLTEHVDGFAEQAPSLEWRSGDHHGEDDSILRLVGGKLTYHERFTDREAAVLAAHAPGPFKISLPEVTNFVVANWDAQVSGPHYPSRADIVEDLADVLLQEAAALAEDGVRHVQIDAPCFIAFANPRILALLESEGIDARALLRRCIDADAAVVRLLRDRGVGVGMHICRGNYRGQWFNEGFYDEIAAEVFGGIEVDHWLLEYDTERAGTFEPLHHVPDGTGVVLGLITTKTGELEDPDGLARRVAEAARIVPLENLAISPQCGFASEVKGNPLTWDDQRRKLDLTVFVAGRVWPGG
- a CDS encoding acid phosphatase, giving the protein MDHELFLFRHGQTEWSVNGKHTGRTDIPLTPAGENQARAAGLTLQSLRKGPALVLTSPRQRAVRTAELAGLPIDEQTEDLAEWDYGDYEGVTTPEIREKVPDWTVWTHGMPGGETAEQVTARADALLARVRAALADTEVILVGHGHFSRVLIARWIGLPATAGVHFGLDPAGVTVLGDERGEPKIENLNIPPS
- a CDS encoding hotdog fold domain-containing protein, producing MVSTYSLWRRLSALPGGGRLFSTAICLRVPYFGSVLPTVRELRPGYCEVTAPKWWGVHNHIGTFHAIAACNLAEIAMGMLAESTLPATHRWLPKGMDVRYLAKAETGLRAVAELPEIPEFGDEGVELPVPVVISDKAGTPVVAATITIWVTRRRQ